A portion of the Bacillus oleivorans genome contains these proteins:
- the mtrB gene encoding trp RNA-binding attenuation protein MtrB: MQKNPVSDYVIIKAEQDGVQVIGLTRGTDTRFHHSEKLDEGEVMIAQFTEHTSAIKVRGKARIFSAYGEVEAGK, translated from the coding sequence TTGCAAAAAAATCCGGTTTCTGATTATGTCATTATAAAAGCTGAACAAGATGGTGTCCAAGTAATTGGATTAACAAGAGGAACAGATACAAGATTTCATCACTCCGAAAAATTAGATGAGGGCGAAGTAATGATTGCTCAATTTACAGAACATACTTCTGCAATCAAGGTGAGAGGCAAAGCGAGAATTTTCTCTGCTTACGGAGAAGTAGAAGCTGGAAAGTAA
- the folE gene encoding GTP cyclohydrolase I FolE: MNEINLNQIEQAVRLILEAIGEDPNREGLLDTPKRVAKMYKEVFSGLNEDPKSYFDTIFSEDHEELVLVKDIPFYSMCEHHLVPFFGHAHVAYIPKGGKVTGLSKLARAVEAVAKRPQLQERLTSTIADAIFEKLEPFGVMVVVEGEHMCMSMRGVKKPGSKTVTTAARGVFAEDQKKRAEVLTLIK; this comes from the coding sequence ATGAATGAAATAAATCTTAATCAAATTGAACAAGCAGTCAGATTAATTTTAGAAGCTATCGGTGAGGACCCAAATCGTGAAGGTCTGCTAGATACCCCTAAACGGGTAGCGAAAATGTATAAAGAAGTGTTTAGCGGCCTTAATGAGGATCCTAAAAGCTATTTCGACACAATTTTCTCAGAGGATCACGAAGAACTTGTTTTGGTAAAAGATATTCCATTTTATTCAATGTGTGAACATCATCTTGTTCCGTTTTTTGGCCACGCCCATGTTGCCTATATACCTAAAGGCGGGAAGGTAACGGGCTTAAGTAAGCTGGCAAGAGCAGTAGAAGCTGTTGCAAAAAGACCGCAATTACAAGAACGATTAACTTCAACAATAGCCGACGCCATTTTTGAAAAGTTAGAGCCATTTGGGGTTATGGTGGTTGTAGAAGGAGAACATATGTGTATGTCGATGAGGGGCGTAAAAAAGCCTGGATCTAAAACGGTCACTACTGCAGCTAGAGGTGTTTTTGCAGAAGATCAGAAAAAAAGAGCAGAAGTTTTAACTCTAATTAAATAA
- a CDS encoding heptaprenyl diphosphate synthase component 1, translated as MNVIHRLTADIKEQFFEKTNDSFVQSIINHPTFNEEAAYILTACLVSKGFSEEETQYKILAALLIQTALETHDRVGNDDELQPLINKQLTVLAGDFYSGLYYKILADQNDIGFIRTIAKGTQEVNENKIRFIQMDYNNIDEFIDIIRNIETSIAQKVCDFVHAAQWKTLISNLLLFIRLLTEKRNWVQLQMSTIFDSFRKFLFTMESIESAQDEDRFVINAYDLMLTNVQKLVESGIKQIPNLDKDVVNKVKSILFLHEGVTISFAEEG; from the coding sequence ATGAATGTAATACATCGATTAACAGCAGATATAAAAGAACAATTTTTTGAAAAAACGAACGACTCGTTTGTCCAATCGATTATCAATCACCCTACTTTTAACGAAGAGGCTGCATACATATTAACCGCTTGTTTAGTTTCAAAAGGTTTTTCTGAAGAGGAAACCCAGTATAAAATTTTAGCTGCTTTACTGATACAGACAGCACTTGAAACACATGATCGGGTAGGAAATGACGATGAATTACAGCCACTCATAAATAAACAGCTAACTGTTCTCGCTGGCGATTTTTACTCAGGGCTATATTATAAAATCCTTGCAGACCAAAATGATATTGGATTTATCCGTACGATTGCGAAGGGCACACAAGAAGTAAATGAAAATAAAATTCGATTCATCCAAATGGATTACAATAATATTGATGAATTTATTGATATAATTAGGAATATAGAAACTTCCATTGCCCAAAAGGTTTGTGATTTTGTCCACGCTGCTCAATGGAAGACATTAATCAGCAATTTACTCTTATTTATTAGACTTCTTACAGAAAAAAGAAACTGGGTCCAATTACAAATGTCCACGATATTTGATAGCTTTCGTAAATTTCTTTTTACTATGGAATCTATTGAATCGGCACAAGATGAGGATCGATTTGTAATAAATGCCTATGACCTTATGCTTACAAATGTACAGAAATTAGTGGAATCCGGTATAAAACAAATCCCGAATCTAGATAAGGATGTAGTAAATAAAGTGAAATCCATCCTTTTTTTGCATGAGGGAGTAACGATTTCGTTTGCGGAAGAAGGGTAG
- a CDS encoding HU family DNA-binding protein, which yields MNKTDLISAVAEASELSKKDATKAVDAVFDSILGALQNGEKVQLIGFGNFEVRERAARKGRNPQTGDEIEIAASKVPAFKPGKALKDAVK from the coding sequence ATGAACAAAACAGACTTAATTAGTGCTGTCGCTGAAGCAAGTGAGCTTTCTAAAAAGGATGCAACTAAGGCAGTTGACGCTGTCTTCGATTCAATCTTAGGAGCTTTACAAAACGGTGAAAAAGTACAATTAATTGGATTTGGAAACTTTGAAGTTCGTGAGCGTGCTGCACGTAAAGGGCGCAATCCACAAACTGGTGATGAAATCGAAATCGCAGCGAGCAAAGTTCCTGCATTCAAGCCTGGAAAAGCTCTTAAGGATGCTGTGAAGTAA
- the spoIVA gene encoding stage IV sporulation protein A, whose product MEKVDIFKDIAERTGGDIYLGVVGAVRTGKSTFIKKFMELVVLPNIGNESDRARAQDELPQSAAGRTIMTTEPKFVPNQAVTVHVDEGLEVNVRLVDCVGYTVPGAKGYEDENGPRMINTPWYEEPIPFHEAAEIGTRKVIQEHSTIGVVITTDGSIGEIPRSDYVEAEERVIEELKEVGKPFIMVINSVRPHHPETEQLRNQLCEKYDIPVVAMSVESMREGDVLNVLKEALYEFPVLEVNVNLPSWVMVLKDEHWLRESYQEAVKETVKDIKRLRDVDRVVHQFAEYEYIERAGLAGIEMGQGVAEIDLYAPDDLYDEILKEIVGVEIRGRDHLLELMQDFAHAKREYDQVAEALKMVKQTGYGIAAPTLSDMSLDEPEIIRQGSRFGVRLKAVAPSIHMIKVDVESEFAPIIGTEKQSEELVRYLMQDFEDDPLSIWNSDIFGRSLSNIVREGIQAKLSLMPENARYKLKETLERIINEGSGGLIAIIL is encoded by the coding sequence TTGGAAAAGGTAGATATTTTTAAAGATATTGCTGAACGTACAGGAGGCGATATTTACTTAGGAGTCGTCGGTGCAGTTCGAACTGGGAAGTCAACATTTATAAAGAAATTTATGGAACTGGTTGTTTTGCCTAACATCGGAAATGAGTCAGATCGGGCTAGAGCACAAGACGAGCTTCCACAAAGTGCAGCTGGAAGAACAATCATGACAACAGAGCCCAAATTCGTGCCTAATCAAGCAGTTACAGTACATGTTGATGAAGGATTAGAAGTAAATGTAAGACTCGTCGATTGCGTTGGCTATACGGTGCCTGGTGCAAAGGGCTATGAGGATGAAAATGGACCGCGTATGATTAACACACCGTGGTACGAAGAACCCATCCCGTTCCATGAGGCTGCAGAAATTGGAACGAGAAAGGTTATTCAAGAACATTCAACCATTGGCGTAGTGATCACGACAGACGGATCGATTGGAGAAATTCCGCGCTCGGACTATGTGGAAGCAGAAGAAAGGGTTATTGAGGAATTAAAAGAAGTTGGCAAGCCTTTCATTATGGTTATCAACTCTGTGCGCCCTCACCACCCAGAAACTGAGCAGCTTCGGAATCAATTATGTGAAAAATATGATATTCCAGTTGTTGCAATGAGTGTGGAAAGTATGCGTGAAGGGGATGTTTTAAACGTCCTCAAGGAAGCACTTTACGAATTCCCGGTTCTAGAAGTAAATGTGAATTTACCGAGCTGGGTTATGGTATTAAAAGATGAGCATTGGCTAAGAGAAAGCTATCAGGAAGCGGTTAAGGAAACTGTAAAGGACATTAAACGGCTTCGCGATGTTGACCGCGTCGTTCATCAGTTTGCCGAATACGAATATATCGAAAGAGCTGGACTCGCTGGGATTGAAATGGGTCAAGGGGTAGCAGAAATTGACCTTTATGCTCCAGACGATTTGTACGATGAGATCTTAAAAGAAATCGTAGGAGTTGAAATCAGAGGAAGAGATCACCTTTTAGAGCTTATGCAAGACTTTGCTCACGCAAAACGTGAGTATGACCAGGTTGCTGAAGCGCTGAAGATGGTGAAGCAAACAGGCTATGGCATCGCCGCACCAACCCTATCCGATATGAGCTTGGATGAACCTGAAATTATCAGACAGGGTTCACGGTTTGGTGTACGGCTAAAAGCGGTTGCCCCATCTATCCATATGATTAAGGTTGATGTAGAATCTGAATTCGCTCCAATCATTGGGACTGAAAAGCAAAGCGAAGAGCTGGTCCGATATCTGATGCAGGACTTTGAGGATGATCCGCTATCCATCTGGAATTCAGACATTTTTGGCCGCTCTTTAAGCAATATTGTAAGAGAAGGTATTCAGGCAAAGCTTTCCTTAATGCCAGAAAATGCACGCTATAAATTAAAAGAGACCTTAGAACGCATTATCAACGAAGGTTCAGGCGGATTAATTGCGATTATCTTATAA